The Athene noctua chromosome 8, bAthNoc1.hap1.1, whole genome shotgun sequence region ACATCCCATGAAAAGGAAGTTGAGGGAACCTACAAGTGACTGATAATTCAATAAGCGAAAGGCTGTCTGGGAAGGTGCGGAGCAGGCGTGTGCTGGTGGGGAGGAACAGCTCAATCTCGGTTTAAATAACAGCAGAATGGAAGAACAGAAAATGCGTGTTCTTGCTCGGTGAGTTGATAAAGCATTGTGCTTCTACAATGGATTAATCTCTACAGCAAGTATCTTCAGGAAATCCACTCTGAGCAGAGAACTGGATTCTATAGTCCGGGGGGGTGGGGAAGTAGTCCACAGCTGGGAGAGGCAAGACAGGACAACTGAGATCTGCCAGTCGTGTGCCTGTGCCCCAGCGTGCTGGCATGGCAGCTAGGGAATTAATCCTGTCGGTACCAAAAATGTGAGCTAGAAAATTCCCTGAGGTGTCCTTGGTGGGTTGTTCAGCAGTTCCTCCAACTACTCCTGTTAGACATTCCCCTTCCAAAACAGAAGAGGGGCCTGAAGGCCGAGTAGGCTCCCTCGCTGCATCGGTACCTTTCCCTTTTGTGTCCTGCCTGCTCCCCATCCCTTGCAGAGTGTGCACAAAGGTACTGTAGGAGCTAACCTGGAGAAACCCATTTCAAGTAAACATCCCAAAGAGGGCAGGAAGGACCAGAATGCCTTGAGAAGGTCCACATAGACTGGAAATTTTAGCTACTTTAAGATGATAGCTCTGCCTGGGGCCCTTCTCCACATAGAATTCAGAGAAAGGTAAACCGTGGAGGAGAGCTATCTTAATGCAAACTGCAACAGAAGTTGCTGGAGTAGTCTCCTTCAGGCATGCTGCAGATTGCAAACCTGTTTACAAGGCTTTCTTTTTGTACGTTTAGGATTGGAACCTGTCAGTTGATGCTTTTGTGCCCAAAGGGTGGTGACAGCTGGCTAGAAATGACCCATTTCCCCCGTGACTGACCTACTGATGCTCTAACTGTCCCTGTGCTATCCAAAAGCAGAGGTTTGAACTGGGAACCACAATGCTTCTGtcacaaaattattatttgctgctttctgcctgcttctcctcttctctcttgTAGTTaggggaagaggcagcagaggaagTGGGGCTGTGCTCCACTTTGCTTTCAATTTGTATCTGAATAAACCGATCTAAAATCTTTGCCTGTCCTGATATTCTTGCACATCAGCTGAAGGTGGTGGCGGATGGTATCTAGTAACGCTGCAGCACGGTTGGGAATGCTGTCAGAGTGACTGCAGTTTTTACCCTGTTAGGGCAATGAAGGCAGATGGAAGCAAAAGTTGAACTGTGCAGCCGTGACTATCTTCATTTTGGTGTATCTGACAGAACAGGCTGGCTGCTTGGGACTGCCAGAGGGTGAGCACCTGCAGACATGttggcagaaaaggaaaaaacacttccATAGCAATTCTGCTACTTGCATTTTAAGCAGCACAGCATCTCCCTGCTTCTAAAACAACGTAAGGCCTTCCGAGACAGGACACGCTTTTTTGGTGAGTGTCTATGTGTGCTTTTGAGGTAGAGGGGAAAGAACCAAGCAGAAGCTCAAAAGTTTTTGCATTGGTAGGTGTAAAGTAAAACTTGTTTCTTTACTGTTTATCTATTTAACTGATAGCTTTCTGTAGCATCAGTTTCCAGCTAGCCTTTGAAGCACCAGCTCTGAGGTATTAAATGTTACAGAAGTAAGCGTAGTCAattcagcaattatttttcctgttctgctgtgcaacagcaggaCACAGTGCTTGTGCTGAAAAGCTGTTGGCATTGGCAGGCCCTTTTGTTGAGAGCTAGTCACTCAGGACCCATATCCCTCTTGATTTGTACACAAGAAGAGTTACTACTTGTTTCATGTTCGTGCTTTTATGGTTAAGGAACCTCAGCCAGACAAGATTTTACCTAAGTGTTAACGCAGCCCAAATAATAGAGCTAAGCTCAGCTTTATTAGATCTTTAACAAGTGTTTCAGGCTTTTTAGTCAGAAGCTTAAAGCTAATATGAATTAAATTACTTCTCTGTGTGTCATCTTCTTCCACTGTTGCTGGAAGGGCCTGATTTAGCATTACAGGTGCTCACCTCCTTCACAAGGAGTTTCTGCTACCAGGTGCTGTGCAGCTATAGAGGGAAAGCAGCAGATTTTCTATTTCAGTGGATGCTTGCATTAgcagttttgtttaaaactttTATCTTCCTCTCCCTGCTAGTGGATCGGTTCAATCTGCCTCTCTCTTAGAGCTAGAGCAGGATTCAGTCTCTGTATGGCCAGCTTGGAGACAGTCCAGTCCACACTGCTAGAAGGTGAGTTAATTGTCCAGCAGATAGAGATGTTAACTCTCCTGGTCATCCCCGTATCCTAGTGCACCTTGAAAATTACTTAATTTACCATTCCAGTTTATTGGAGTTTAGTGGTCATTACTGATGACTTAGGTGAATTCATAGCTGATCTGATGTggcagcctgtgccaggctgTTTAAAATTCCTCTGGGGTCAGTGTAGGAGTCACAGGTGACTACTCCTCTGATCTTGGCCACAGGAGTAATTAGACCagtcaaaaataatttatgtgcCACTCACCCTTCAAACTAGCCTTGCTATGAGCTAATAAATCTGCTCATAGCAGTTCAGTTTCTGTATTGTTCTCTGAGGATCAGATTTAAATTCATCTCTACCCTCATTCCACAGCTCTAGCACACTGCTCTCCCTGGATTTAGAACCTGAACCACACCACCATATATCCTTCTAGAAGATAAATgatcatactgaaaaaaaagaaaaaataccctgcacaaaatgtttaaaagaataatttattagcAAGCCCTCTACAAACTGGTTTCAGCATCAGGGATGCATTTCCTAGAGGCAgaagaagcagaaacagggcaGTTCCCCATAACTGGGAAGGCTGTTGCCTGCCGGTTGCTGTGTCTGTGTCCAGGGGCAGCCCTGGGTTTTGTACCCACATCTGTGCTACAGGACTGGTGCTAGAACAAGAACTCCTGCTTGAAGTAGGAGGTTTTTATGAAGAATTCATTACGTGCTCATCGCATGTtcatttataaaacacagaagGGACTATGCAGGATGGAGGGGAGGAGCAGATAAAAATCCCAAGGGCATCAGCACCATGCTGGACCCAGAATATATGCAATCAAAGCTGTGGTTACTGGAAGGTGATGTAGGGGAGTCATCCAAGTGAGGAAGATCCAAGAGGTGTTTTCTCCTTTAAGTCTAAAAGGATAACCTGTATGAAGTTTTACTTCCAAAGTTCTCCCAAAGGTTTATTCTGAACCTCCTGCATGGTTTCCTCTGCAATGGACTTGATTTCTCTGTGCAAATCTTCTATGCTCTTTGATGCATCCATTGTCTGTTTCCaagacaaaaaatacagaaatgtgttCCTCAATTAACACCACCAAATGAGAAAAACCTGGCTGTTATCTCTGCTTCCCTCTTTACTCGATATTGTTACTATTCATGAGCAGTGAAATGAGCTAATTACACGTCCTGTGCACTGCTTCTGGAGTGGAATTGGAAAAACCTATTTTATGTAGGAATAGACATTTAAGTAGTAGATGTGGGGCTAGATgaagggaaacagaagaaatggCTGCTGCAGCATGTTGCTTATTGACAGTGTTTGGGGCATGTAACAAAGGCAGGTAAACGTTCTTCATCCTGTACTGTCATCTCCCAGAAACATCAGTCCTTCAAAATAAACTCCACCCACAATGGTAGGAACCTCTAAAAATCCATCATAGGATGTTCCAGTttaagatataattttttttaaatagtgcaaGCTGAGGTGGTAGAGCTATACAGTGCTATGTTCCTCAGGTTGATATCAAAGAACAGCAGCATCCCTCCCATGTGGTTAAGGGCATGAccaaggagaggaaaggatttGGTGAGAAGATGTAGAGAAGTACAGATTCATCAGAGTGATCTATACAATACTGTCCCACACACCATTGCTGAGAATGAGAAGGCTGTGAGGATATGCACTAAACAGACTTCATGATTAAATGGCAGCCTTTTCATTTCACAGCACAGCCAGCACCCCACCTTTGTGCTCACAGAGTCTCCTCAAGCAGCCTGCTGATCTCTATTTATCTGTGTAACCAATGGTACTGAGCTGCATTCCAGGCCTTGGACTAAACAGTTCTCTGGCAATGTTTGATGTCTGTTATTCTATCTGATACTGAAGGGCAATGAGACAGGAATGGTAACTACACCTTTAATGTGTACTGAAAGTAGATTTTCATCACCATTTCAGAGACACCTCTTCATCATCTATTCTGATATTTATCTGTTTGGTAGTTGTGTGCTTTGGGATATTTAAAGAGATGTGTTGCTTTAAGTGAAAATTCCTTTCAAACAATGGataggaaacaaaagaaataacagaAGACATGTAATAAGAGATGTGTGGTCCACTGCTGGAATCTCTGGAAGAATCAGTTTACAGACTATACAGAAGTTCCACATTGTCTCATATGACAGCATGCTTATTTTCGTTTAATGAATTATTTTGGGTTTTGTGCTATGTTACGTGTTTTCTGTCAGCTTATTTTTCCAGTCATCGTGATGTAGGGAAGGTCCTATCATAACATTTACTGGAATAAAAGTCCTAGTTTGGTGATTGTTATACATTTAGAACCTGAAGGCCCTAACAGTACACAAACTCCATGTTATATAAACATGACTCTCTGGAACAGGCAGTGAAGAATTACTTTTACCTTGCAGTCTGCTCATTTGGCAAATCTGTGTACATCTCCAGCTTCTGGTGACTAGTATCCATAACCTGCATCCTCCTGTGTCTGCATGAAAGCTACAGAATAAAGAGATGCTGCCCATACCTCATGATCGAGCACTGACAGGGTGATGGAGATGGTAATAAGGATGCCCCCACCAGAAAACCTCTGCCTAGATGATCTACACACAGGATAAATGGGGAATGCTTCCTCTTCTGGGATAAGGCTGTGCAGTCCGCTGCAAACAGCTCCAAGGAATGAACAAGAAGGAAAAGCAATGCAGCAGcgtggaacaaaaaaaaaaaaaatcatgtatttaGAGAGACTTCTGGTAGCGTTAAGACAGCAAGTGCTGATGGAAACTGGCCCTGTGAGAAGAAAGGTGTCAGAGGGATTCCAGAATCCTTGGCAGATGCTGCAGGACAtcaggcagggatgctgcaggaaacAGGCAGGGAAGAGCATGGGTGTGTCCCACTGCTTTTTACCCAGGTTTGTCTTTTAAGAAAGAGAATGATTTCCAGAAagctattttggaaaacaaatcaACCAAATGTCTTCCCTCTACCCCAACAGGGCCCCATAGGGTGACCTGGAGCAGGGAGTTGCCTGCCCTCTCTGCCAGAGTGGAGTGGCCATGGCTGGGCCCCAGTGTGTCCCCCCGTCCAGGAGCAGGAAGGAGGGGCAATGGGCACAATTCAGGAGCTCTCACAAGAGATCCCCACCCTCATCTGTGACAGGCCCCTTTAGGGTTATTTCCTCACCTTCCAGTTTAACGTCTTGTCCTTCATCAGACGAGAGAATGACTGCAGAACCTTCTCTTGGAAGGAGCTGTTCTCATAACGTTCATTTCCAAAGTTCCCTCGTTCCGCAGCTGCTTCTGGGCTTAAATGAAGAAACAGAATCACATCGGGCTTTGGGAGTCCAACATCAGGCTGTTTGCACCAGTCCAGGCAGAAGTTCTGTCCCAAACAAAAACAGAGCTTGAGGTGAAAGAAAGGAATGTGAAGAAGGGAAAGAATCAGGTTAGCTAGTTAGGGGGTTAGGGAGGGAGCAGCCAGAGAAGAGAATAAATGCAGCCTAAGCACAG contains the following coding sequences:
- the DTYMK gene encoding thymidylate kinase isoform X3; the encoded protein is MAGRRGALIVLEGVDRAGKSTQGRRLVEALRADGHRADLLRFPERTTEIGRLIGSYLVKEKNLEDHTNFCLDWCKQPDVGLPKPDVILFLHLSPEAAAERGNFGNERYENSSFQEKVLQSFSRLMKDKTLNWKTMDASKSIEDLHREIKSIAEETMQEVQNKPLGELWK